CGCCGGCCCGCGCGAGGGTTACACGCTTCCCATCGCCGAGCTTGCGCGCCTGGGCGCGCGCACGATCGGCGACGTGCTGCGCTTCGTCCCCGGCGTCGTGGTCCGTCAGGCCGGCACGGCGGGGGCGCTGCAGACCGTGGCGCTGCGCGGCGACAGCGCGTCGCAGACCTTGATCCTCTTGGACGGCCGGCCCGTGAACGAAGGCGATACGGGCATCACCGACTTCACGTCCATGCCGCTCGACGGTGTCGAGCGCATCTCCGTGATCGAAGGCGGGCTTTCATCGCGCTACGGGTCGGGCGCGATCGGCGGCGTGGTGGAGATCCTCACCAAACGTCCGTTGTCGCCACCGGGGGATTCCGTCTACGCTCAGATCGGATACGAGGGAGAGTTCGCAAGCGGCGCGGGTGTGACCGCGGCCGGGCCCGACGGGGGTCTCCGCGTCGACGCGTTCACCCGCTCGGCGAGCAACACGTTTGACTACCCGGGCTTTGAGAGCATACCGAACGGCACGCGCACGAACAACGATCTCCACGCGTCGGATGTGACGCTGTGCGCATGCTTGCATTTCGGCCGCCGTTTCGACGCTGCGCTACACGTGGACGACAATACAAGCGAGCTCGGCGCTCCCGGCAGTACGGAGTTCGGCCCTCAATTCACCAGCGTCTTCGCACGCCAGCAGCGCGATGTCGAGCGCAACTCCCTCAATCTGACCTACGCGTCGTCGAACGCTTCGACCAGCGCGATCTTCTACGTCGACGGCCGCCGGCTGCATTTCTACGACACGACGCCGTCGTTTCCGTACGACACGCTGACCACCGCCACGCAGCGGGGCTTCTCGGTGCTCGAGACCGTCGCAGCCGGCAACGACGACACGATCACGGCCAAGTACGAGCAGAACGGCACCGTCGCACTGTTCCAAGGCACGACGTATAGCCCGATGCAGCTCGTCGCGCGCGACTCGACCACCGATGTCTACCTGGGCGACGAATATCATAGCCCCAGCGGCTTGCAGTTGGACGCGGCCGTTCAGAGCGCCCACACGCAAGGCGTCGCCGCCACGACGCTGCCGAGCTTCGCGGCGAGCCAGCAGGTCGGCGGCGAGGCGGGGCTGTACGGCACGCTGCTGCGCGCGAGCTACGCGCGCTCGTTCCGCGCGCCCAATCTTGACGAGCGCTACTTCCCGGGTTTCGGCAATGCGGCGCTGCAGCCGGAGTATGCCTCGACCTTCGACGCCGGAGTGCTGACCGACGACCGTGCGATCGACGGTTCCGCCACGTTCTTCGGCAGCGACACGAACAACCTCATCGTCAACCAGGCGATCGACACGCTCGGCGATTTCTTGCCGTTCAACGTCGGCCGCGCTCGCGTGCGAGGTTTCAGCGTCCAGCTGAGCAACGCGCAGAGCAGGCGACTCGGCGCGCAGGCCTCGTACACCGCGTATCCCGTGGCGCAGGACTTGAGCACCGCGCCCGACATCAACGGAGTGGTCA
This genomic interval from Candidatus Eremiobacteraceae bacterium contains the following:
- a CDS encoding TonB-dependent receptor is translated as MGAACWILLAGAVPATAVAAGSAPSPSPSPSPTPSVITHYDNYLGKIVAHAGPREGYTLPIAELARLGARTIGDVLRFVPGVVVRQAGTAGALQTVALRGDSASQTLILLDGRPVNEGDTGITDFTSMPLDGVERISVIEGGLSSRYGSGAIGGVVEILTKRPLSPPGDSVYAQIGYEGEFASGAGVTAAGPDGGLRVDAFTRSASNTFDYPGFESIPNGTRTNNDLHASDVTLCACLHFGRRFDAALHVDDNTSELGAPGSTEFGPQFTSVFARQQRDVERNSLNLTYASSNASTSAIFYVDGRRLHFYDTTPSFPYDTLTTATQRGFSVLETVAAGNDDTITAKYEQNGTVALFQGTTYSPMQLVARDSTTDVYLGDEYHSPSGLQLDAAVQSAHTQGVAATTLPSFAASQQVGGEAGLYGTLLRASYARSFRAPNLDERYFPGFGNAALQPEYASTFDAGVLTDDRAIDGSATFFGSDTNNLIVNQAIDTLGDFLPFNVGRARVRGFSVQLSNAQSRRLGAQASYTAYPVAQDLSTAPDINGVVTSGNRLLYRPSTTTAFEIWRRAGYDPQPVEAIGEDGIDVLVVGRQYADEENVHLLPPYATVGLHVSRNIARHLTLLLRLDNITDERVPQVYGYPVLGTTFSVRLTAH